Proteins from a genomic interval of Apteryx mantelli isolate bAptMan1 chromosome 5, bAptMan1.hap1, whole genome shotgun sequence:
- the LOC106495833 gene encoding prolow-density lipoprotein receptor-related protein 1-like isoform X3, translated as MAEWKCNGVDDCGDSSDEDVCAPCPAGMVRCDEGKCILEALMCNDEDDCLDGTDEPSTCGRSCFVRNGGCAETCADTHWGVRCSCGAGWALQADGQSCADVDECSLPYGPCSQLCSNAPGAFSCSCLGGYALRHGTACEVADNATQLLVAVGQDLALLDARTLAYRPLLATGTEPRALAYDLLRETYYWLTEEGELRVRPPGTDARTLYPGAGEANSISVDWFTGQLYWAGGHPGAIRAGLGDGRGYVTVLGKDVAPEQLVVHPAARSLYWVNRGQRGRTVIAAAGMDGSDRRELTVVSMEEPVGLSLDHAGSRLYWISEYKESIETLRVDGSGRHSFPAVLRSHAEPLGLAAFESRFFWADGAELVSASRASPREQAVLLRAPVSAFAVLHALQQPPRDTAACAPGLCSHLCLLSPVHPRGYKCACPEGLFLLPSGKCAELSIVYAEEKAISLVQVGPGARSRLVQKWLEPLHLQDVDWQRSVLYGTDDGGTLLRVVGHPGRREAISTGLPICSARVDIRSGDLYWLACNRKDIGVSRAPGMAPRILHRARSGIQHLFLDWQRGALYWLARGQPLQQLSLAGGTPQDAWNETWPEELPAAMDSKAFTLLWSSASGLRALSLTKRQAVTLSPSWPHGLVAAFEPYLVSTNGTALLLWDRRTLTLVLAVPAVDVQGVVTFVGTELQAAPVPLPAPTKKESALPLPPLVATSTMTTTTTTTTTTTVRPTTSTTRPTPSKTTTVPIAVHVPTSKATVTPTTTARPTLSKTTSAPSTTTTRPPPTKIIPMSTTATTRLTAWAMPTKTTPTRPTKTTPTQPAAIATTTSRPSPTKTSAVQPIATTRRITSPARVVPPTPKVPPSPVPPSTPVPHLSCPRTHVPCRDGTECVAQEYVCDGEKDCADGSDEDGCAQLCDTPGAFRCSSGAACVRSGERCDGVPQCPDASDEAGCWSPTQECALRCDGAARCVPESWLCDGHADCLDRADEQGCVPKECGPTEFACASGQCVAAALRCDGVRDCPDGSDEEGCAVPPPLLCRPGELACPRGGRCVPEAWRCDGTPDCPDGADERGCPEEEKLCGERRWGCARGRECVPEAWRCDGESDCADGSDEAGCQPAPCQSHEYPCGLGTCLNASLVCDGRQDCADGSDEGGNCSVPCRLPCSHLCHPSPQGPRCRCAPGYRLAEDGVSCTDVDECKERGEGACSQTCLNAPGNYSCGCLPGYLLEPDGRICKLTGVRSDCIAVDWVGRNLYWTDGVAGQVLATRLGAAWRGVPEYTVVLDGDLDRPHSLVLQPLAGLLYWSEVGSHPRLMEATMDGSRRHTLLAQGLGWPTALALDLPSWRIFWLDEKLGSVGSAHLDGTGVKVLRLSWVQSPFAAAVCEGELYWSERKAWAVQRVDKATGKNRTVVLKRHGQPHGLQVMHPALRPASPNPCAARGCSHLCLLSARHAGQCRCPAGLTLAADETTCLPLRDSAFALLVAPAAVTQVYLKDLPATAGAQGLPPHRALPLAKVGRLTAIDYAVKSKSLYFAEAGGGSIGLLRLKDSGRLSWKRAVAVEGTVVSLALDWPSGNLYWIGGQPRRVHVAAPGGRWSLELLGRGLQGAAWLALCPRASTMCFVTAAGGGGGGGPGAAVECAAMDGAGRRTVWRRARAPAGLTFGGGGAGTRLYWADRERGTINSVELDGSRFRVVREGLHGLSLFAIGDGFLLWTTASTNGSSKVWHSRLERAESWWFAVEQELLAVRIYSQFSQEGANGCAESNGGCAQLCLPNPAGRQCRCSAGYSLVRGTDCAPAPPCPAPLQACRDLRSCFSKEQACDGQPHCADGSDELDCPSAAAATRLPAAAPSGTPRAEGEEKPAWRTAAPSPRERGEPFPALPSTEEVLGAVPCSSETCNLRGECAIEAGRVTCHCALGYRGDYCEEAEVQPVAGPIALGVAVLLLVSAASVGALAYMRRRDSRRRTSSTASTRVLTLYHRESDPEEEDEEEEELPPKSDTFVNEAYDGKEELPAPLGKGPSHP; from the exons ATGGCCGAGTGGAAGTGCAACGGCGTCGACGACTGCGGCGACTCCTCCGACGAGGACGTCTGCG ccccctgccccgccgGCATGGTGCGCTGCGACGAGGGCAAGTGCATCCTGGAGGCGCTGATGTGCAACGACGAGGACGACTGCCTGGACGGCACGGATGAGCCCAGCACGTGCG GCCGGAGCTGCTTCGTGCGCAACGGGGGCTGCGCGGAGACGTGCGCTGACACGCACTGGGGCGTGCGGTGCTCCTGCGGGGCCGGATGGGCGCTGCAAGCCGACGGGCAGAGCTGCGCCG ACGTGGACGAGTGCTCCCTGCCCTACGGCCCCTGCAGCCAGCTGTGCAGCAACGCgccgggcgccttcagctgctcctgcctcgggGGCTACGCGCTGCGGCACGGCACCGCCTGCGAGGTGGCCG aCAACGCGACGCAGCTCctggtggccgtggggcaggaccTGGCCCTCCTGGACGCGCGGACCCTCGCCTACCGGCCGCTGCTGGCCACGGGCACGGAGCCCCGCGCCCTCGCCTACGACCTGCTGCGGGAGACCTACTACTGGCTCACGGAGGAGGGCGAGCTCCGCGTGCGCCCGCCCGGGACGGACGCCCGGACCCTCTACCCAG GCGCCGGGGAGGCCAACAGCATCTCCGTGGACTGGTTCACGGGGCAGCTGTACTGGGCCGGCGGCCACCCCGGCGCCATCCGCGCGGGGCTGGGCGACGGCCGGGGCTACGTGACGGTGCTGGGCAAGGACGTGGCCCCCGAGCAGCTGGTGGTGCACCCGGCCGCGAG GTCCTTGTACTGGGTGAaccgcgggcagaggggccggACGGTCATCGCCGCCGCCGGCATGGACGGCTCGGACCGGCGGGAGCTCACCGTGGTGTCCATGGAGGAGCCGGTGGGGCTGAGCCTGGACCACGCGGGCAGCAGGCTCTACTGGATCAGCGAGTACAAGGAG TCCATCGAGACGCTGCGGGTGGACGGCAGCGGGCGCCACTCCTTCCCGGCCGTCCTGCGGAGCCATGCGGAGCCGCTGGGCCTGGCGGCGTTCGAGAGCCGGTTCTTCTGGGCCGACGGCGCCGAGCTGGTGTCGGCCTCCCGGGCCTCCCCCCGGGAGCAGGCGGTGCTGCTCCGCGCCCCCGTCTCGGCTTTCGCCGTGCTGCACGCCCTGCAGCAGCCTCCCC GGGACACGGCCGCGTGCGCTCCGGGCCTGTGCAGCCAcctctgcctcctgtcccccgtGCACCCTCGGGGCTACAAGTGCGCCTGTCCGGAGGGGCTCTTCCTCCTGCCCTCGGGGAAGTGCgcag AGCTGTCCATCGTGTACGCGGAGGAGAAGGCCATCTCCCTGGTGCAGGTgggccccggcgcccgcagccGGCTGGTGCAGAAGTGGCTGGAGCCCCTCCACCTGCAGGACGTGGACTGGCAGAGGTCGGTGCTCTACGGCACGGACGACGGCGGGACGCTGCTGCGCGTGGTGGGACACCCAGGGAGGAGAGAGGCCATCTCGACCGGGCTTCCAA TTTGCTCTGCCCGCGTGGACATCCGCTCGGGGGACCTGTACTGGCTCGCGTGCAACCGGAAGGACATCGGAGTGAGCCGGGCGCCTGGCATGGCCCCGCGCATCCTGCACCGTGCCCGCAGCGGCATCCAGCACCTCTTCCTGGACTGGCAGCGAGGTGCTCTGTACtggctggcccgggggcagccgcTGCAGCAGCTCAGCCTGGCCGGGGGCACGCCGCAGGATGCCTGGAACGAGACGTGGCCCGAAGAGCTGCCTGCGGCCATGGATAGCAAGGCCTTCACCTTGCTCTGGAGCTCAGCCTCGG GCCTGCGGGCGCTGAGCCTGACCAAGAGGCAAGCAGTCACCCTGTCGCCCAGCTGGCCCCACGGCCTCGTGGCCGCCTTTGAGCCCTACTTGGTGTCGACGAACGGGACGGCTCTGCTGCTGTGGGACCGGAGGACGCTGACCCTCGTGCTCGCCGTGCCAGCGGTGGACGTGCAGGGAGTGGTGACCTTCGTGGGCACGGAGCTGCAGGCTG CACCGGTGCCTCTGCCAGCACCAACGAAAAAGGAGTCCGCCCTGCCCCTCCCTCCGCTTGTGGCCACCAGTACGATGACGACGACAACCACAACCACAACCACTACTACTGTTCGGCCCACCACCTCCACCACAAGGCCTACGCCAAGCAAGACTACCACCGTGCCAATCGCTGTTCACGTGCCAACCAGTAAGGCCACCGTAACACCAACCACCACCGCCCGGCCCACGCTATCCAAGACTACCTCTGCGCCAAGCACCACCACCACCCGGCCCCCACCAACCAAGATCATCCCTATGTCAACTACTGCAACTACCCGACTCACTGCCTGGGCAATGCCAACCAAGACTACCCCTACACGGCCAACCAAGACCACTCCTACGCAACCAGCCGCCATCGCCACCACCACCAGTCGGCCTTCACCAACCAAGACCTCCGCCGTGCAGCCAATTGCCACCACCCGGCGCATAACCAGCCCTGCACGGGTTGTGCCCCCAACCCCCAAAGTCCCACCCAGCCCTGTGCCCCCCTCAACCCCTGTCCCCCATCTGTCCTGTCCCCGCACGCATGTGCCCTGCCGCGACGGCACCGAGTGCGTGGCCCAGGAGTACGTGTGTGACGGGGAGAAGGATTGTGCGGATGGCTCTGATGAGGACGGCTGTGCCCAGCTCTGTGACACCCCAG gggcctTCCGCTGCTCGAGCGGGGCTGCGTGTGTGAGGTCCGGGGAGCGCTGCGACGGGGTGCCGCAGTGCCCCGACGCCTCGGACGAGGCGGGCTGCTGGAGCCCCACGCAGGAGTGCGCCCTGCGCTGCGACGGTGCCGCCCGCTGCGTCCCCGAGAGCTGGCTCTGCGATGGCCACGCCGACTGCCTGGACCGCGCCGACGAGCAGGGCTGCG TGCCCAAGGAGTGCGGCCCCACCGAGTTCGCCTGCGCGAGCGGGCAGTGCgtggccgcggcgctgcgctgcgacGGCGTCCGCGACTGCCCGGACGGCTCGGACGAGGAGGGCTGCgccgtgccgccgccgctgctgtgCCGCCCGGGCGAGCTGGCgtgcccccgcggcgggcggtgCGTGCCGGAGGCCTGGCGCTGCGACGGCACCCCCGACTGCCCGGACGGCGCGGACGAGCGG GGCTGCCCCGAGGAGGAAAAGCTGTGCGGGGAGCGGCGGTGGGGCTGCGCCCGCGGCCGCGAGTGCGTCCCCGAGGCCTGGCGCTGCGACGGAGAGAGCGACTGCGCGGACGGCAGCGACGAGGCTGGCT gccagcctgctccctgccAGAGCCACGAGTACCCGTGCGGGCTGGGGACCTGCCTGAACGCGTCCCTGGTGTGCGACGGTCGTCAGGACTGCGCGGACGGCTCGGACGAGGGGGGCAACTGCTCCGTGCCCTGCCGGCTGCCCTGCTCTCACCTCTGCCACCCCTCGCCCCAGGGCCCC AGGTGCCGGTGCGCCCCGGGCTATCGGCTGGCTGAGGACGGCGTGTCCTGCACGGATGTGGACGAGTGCAAGGAGCGGGGTGAGGGagcctgcagccagacctgcctCAACGCCCCGGGGAACTACAGCTGCGGCTGCCTCCCCGGCTACCTGCTGGAGCCCGACGGCCGCATCTGCAAGCTCACCG GTGTGAGATCGGACTGCATCGCTGTGGACTGGGTGGGGAGGAACCTGTACTGGACAGATGGGGTGGCAGGACAGGTGCTGGCCACCCGCCTGGGGGCCGCCTGGCGAGGGGTCCCGGAGTACACCGTGGTGCTGGACGGAGACCTGGACCGGCCCCACTCCCTGGTGCTCCAGCCTCTGGCGGG GCTGCTGTACTGGTCAGAGGTGGGGAGCCACCCACGGCTGATGGAGGCCACCATGGACGGCAGCCGTCGGCACACGCTGCTGGCccaagggctgggctggcccaCCGCTCTGGCCCTCGACCTCCCCTCCTGGAGGATCTTCTGGCTGGATGAGAAGCTGGGCAGCGTCGGCTCAGCGCACCTGGACGGCACCGGCGTGAAG GTGCTGCGGCTGAGCTGGGTCCAGAGCCCCTTCGCGGCGGCCGTATGCGAGGGAGAGCTGTACTGGTCGGAGAGGAAGGCATGGGCGGTGCAGCGAGTGGACAAGGCCACCGGCAAGAACAGGACTGTAGTGCTCAAGCGCCACGGGCAGCCCCATGGCCTCCAG GTGATGCACCCGGCGCTGCGACCGGCGTCCCCCAACCCGTGCGCAGCGCGTGGCTGCTCCCACCTGTGCCTGCTGAGCGCCCGGCACGCCGGGCAGTGCCGGTGCCCTGCCGGGCTGACGCTGGCCGCCGACGAGACCACGTGCCTCCCCCTCCGCGATTCGGCCTTTGCCCTCCTGGTGGCACCGGCGGCTGTGACCCAG GTCTACCTGAAGGACCTGCCCGCGACGGCCGGAGCCCAGGGCCTTCCCCCGCACCGAGCCCTCCCCTTGGCCAAGGTGGGCCGGTTGACGGCCATCGACTACGCGGTGAAGAGCAAGAGCCTGTACTTCGCGGAGGCGGGGGGCGGCTCCATCGGGCTGCTGCGCCTGAAGGACTCGGGCCGGCTGTCCTGGAAGCGAGCGGTGGCCGTGGAGGGCACGGTGGTGTCGCTGGCGCTGGACTGGCCGAGCGGCAACCTGTACTGGATCGGCGGGCAGCCGCGCCGCGTCCACGTGGCGGCTCCTGGGGGTCGCTGGTCCCTGGAGCTGCTCGGCCGAGGGCTGCAGGGCGCCGCCTGGCTGGCGCTGTGCCCCCGCGCCTCCACCATGTGCTTCGTcacggcggcgggcggcggcggcggcggcggcccgggggcggcggtggAGTGCGCCGCCATGGACGGCGCCGGCCGCAGGACGGTCTGGAGGAGAGCCCGCGCTCCCGCTGGCCTCAccttcggcggcggcggcgccggcaccCGCCTCTACTGGGCAGACCGCG AGAGAGGAACGATCAACAGCGTGGAGCTGGACGGCTCCCGCTTCCGGGTGGTGCGGGAAGGGCTGCACGGCCTCTCGCTCTTTGCCATCGGAGACGGCTTCCTGCTCTGGACCACGGCTTCGACCAACG GCTCCAGCAAGGTGTGGCACAGCCGCCTGGAGCGGGCCGAGAGCTGGTGGTTCGCcgtggagcaggagctgctggccgTGAGGATCTACAGCCAGTTCTCGCAGGAAG GCGCCAACGGCTGCGCGGAGAGCAACGGCGGCTgcgcccagctctgcctgcccaaCCCCGCGGGGCGGCAGTGCCGCTGCTCGGCCGGCTACAGCCTGGTGCGTGGGACGGATTGCGCGCCGGCTCCGCCGTGCCCGGCCCCGCTCCAGGCCTGCCGCGACCTTCGGAGCTGCTTCTCCAAAGAGCAGGCCTGCGACGGGCAGCCCCACTGCGCCGACGGCTCCGACGAGCTGGACT GCCCCTCCGCAGCGGCGGCGACacggctccccgcggcggcacCCTCGGGGACGCCCCGTGCCGAGGGAGAGGAGAAGCCGGCCTGGCGCacggctgcccccagcccccgggAGCGCGGGGAGCCCTTCCCGGCGCTGCCGAGCACCGAGGAGGTGCTGGGGGCCGTGCCGTGCAGCAGCGAGACGTGCAACCTGCGCGGGGAATGCGCCATCGAGGCCGGGCGGGTGACGTGCCACTGCGCCCTGGGCTACCGCGGCGACTACTGCGAGGAGGCCGAGGTGCAGCCCGTGGCCGGTCCCATCGCCCTGGGGGTGGCCGTGCTGCTGCTGGTCAGCGCGGCCTCCGTGGGCGCCCTGGCCTACATGCGGAGGAGGGACAGCCGGAGGAG GACCTCTAGCACTGCCTCCACCCGAGTGCTGACCCTGTACCACCGCGAGAGCGACCCCGAGGAAGAagacgaggaggaggaagagcttcCCCCCAAGAGCGATACCTTTGTGAACGAAGCTTATGACGGGAAAGAG gagctgccggccccgctggggAAGGGACCATCTCACCCCTGA